The stretch of DNA GCGGGCGGCGGCGATGCCGCGCTGCCCCACCGTGAGCCACAGCGAGTTGCCGCCGTTCTCCAGCTCGGTGGTGAGGTGGTCGGCGGTGGTGTCGGGGTCGGTGAACCAGCCGCGCACGTCCCAGCCCTCGAGCTCGGGATCGGCGGTGCCGGAGCCGCGCGTGTAGGGCGCCTCGCCCGGGAGACCGGTCTCGGGGACGTCGGCGACGAGGTCGCGCGTGCCCAGCGGGGTGATGCTGAGCCCGTCGAGGGTCGTGGTGGTCAGCGCCTCCCACACGTCGGTGTCGGGGGCGTCCTCGGCGAGGCGACGCGTCTTGCGCAGGACGGCCGCGGTGGCCTTCTCCCACTCCGACAGGTCGTGCTCGATGCCCTCGGCCAGGGGCACCACGGGCTGGTCTGCTGCCATGCGTCGCATGGTAGCCGCCTGCTTCGGGCGACCGTTCAACGCATCGTCCCGCGGACTCCTGCGAGAATGGCGCCGTGCAGATCCCCGACGAACTCCTGCCCCGCGACGGGCGCTTCGGCTCCGGTCCCTCGAAGGTGCGACCCGAGGCGCTCGCCGCCCTGGCCGCGAGCGGGGACACGCTGCTGGGCACGTCCCACCGCGCCGCGCCGGTGAAGTCGCTCGTGGGCAGCATCCGCTCCGGCCTCGCCGACCTGTTCTCGCTGCCCGACGGGTACGAGGTCGTGCTCGGCGTGGGCGGCTCGCACGCGTTCTTCGACGCCGCGACGTTCGGGCTCGTCGAGCGACGCAGCCAGCACCTCGTGCACGGCGAGTTCACGACCAAGTTCGCCCGGGCGGTCGCCGCGGCACCCTTCCTCGACGACCCCGAGATCATCGAGTCGGACTTCTCGACCCACCCCGAGCCGCACGCCACCGCCGGCGTCGACACGTACGCGTGGGCGCACAACGAGACCTCGACCGGAGTCATGACCTCGGTGCGCCGCCCCGACGGCATCGACGAGGGCGCGCTGGTCCTCGTCGACGCCACGTCGGGCGCCGCCGGCCTGCCGGTGGACGTGGCCGAGTCCGACGTCTACTACTTCGCGCCGCAGAAGGGGTTCGCGTCCGACGGCGGACTGTGGATCGCGCTCATGTCCCCCGCCGCGATCGAGCGCGCCCGCCGCATCAAGGCGTCGGGGCGCCACATCCCCGGCTTCGTCGACCTGCCCGTCGCGATCGACAATTCGCTCAAGGACCAGACCTACAACACCCCCGCCGTCGCCACCCTCTTCCTCATGGACCAGCAGGTGCAGTGGCTCAACGCGAACGGCGGCCTCGACTGGGCGGTCTCGCGCACGACCGACTCGTCCCAGCGGCTCTACGCCTGGGCCGAGGCGAGCTCGTACGCGACCCCGTTCGTCCCCGACCCGGCAGACCGTTCACTCGTCGTGGGCACGATCGACCTCGAGGGCGTCGCCGCCGCCGACGTGGTGGCGGCCCTGCGCGAGAACGGCATCGTCGACGTCGCCGGCTACCGCGGCCTGGGCCGCAACCAGCTGCGCATCGCGATGTTCCCCGCCATCGACCCCGACGACGTCACCGCCCTCACGCGGTGCATCGACCACGTGGTCGAGCGGCTCGCGGCGGGCTGACGGTCAGCCTCAGTCGACGACGGTGGCGCCGCGGTGCAGCTCGCGGTGCTCTTCGTAGATCGAGGCGTTGAGGTGCAGGGTGGCGACCTCGTCGTCGGTGAGCTCGCGGCGCACCTTGCCGGGGACGCCGGCCACCAGCGAGCGCGGCGGGATGACGGCGCCCTGGGGCACGAGGGCGTTCGCGGCGATCAGGCACTCGTCGCCGATCTCGGCGCCGTTGAGGATCGTGGCGCCCATGCCCACCAGCACGTGGTCGCCGACGGTGGCGCCGTGGATGATCGCGCCGTGGCCCACCGAGACGCCCTCGCCGAGCGTCAGCGGCTTGCCCTGGTCGACGTGGAAGACGCAGTTGTCCTGGACGTTGCTGCCGCGACCGATCGTGATCGGCTCGTTGTCGGCGCGCAGGACAGCGCCGTACCAGACGCTGGAGCCCTCCTCGAGGACGACCGAGCCCACCAGGGTGGCGTTCGGGGCGACGAACGCCGACTCGTGAACCTGCGGTGACCTGTCTCCGAGAGCGATCTTCATGCGCTCACCGTATCGCCCGGCGTGCGCCTCCCGACGAGCCCCGGCGCAGTGCCACCACCACCAGCAGGACGGCCAGCGCGGCGACCCCGAGACCGCCGAGCGCGACGGTGCGGGTGTCCACCGCGACGCCCGTGCTGCTCGCCGCGGCGACCTCGGCCGACGCGGGCGACACCGACGGATCGGGGACCGAGGTGGCCACGGTCGCGGGTCCACCGGCCGAGGCCGAGCCGACCGGCAGGTCCAGGCGGTACAGCGGCGAGTCGGCTCCCTCGGTGCCCACGAGCACGGCGTCGTCGTCGACGAACGCGACCGTCTCGGCCTGCTCGAGCGGAGGGAGCGGCGCGCGGCCGAGGATGGACCAGTCGGCGGGATCGATCGTCCACAGCGAGCCGTAGGACACCAGGGCCACCCGGCTCCCGTCGGGCGAGAACGCGCCGTCGGTGACCAGCGCGGGCAGGCCCGAGGCGGTGGCCTCGAACTCGGTGGTCGACCTCGGGTCGAGGTCGCCCGTGTCGAGCGTCATCACCGTCGCATCACCGAGCGCCTTGGTGACGACGTGGAGGCGGTCCGAGTCCGGCGGCGCCAGGAGCGCCTCCACGTCGGCGGGGCCTCCGGCCAGCGCGACCGGGTACCGCTTCGCAGCGACCGTGGCGCTCGCGCGACCGGGCTCGTCGATCGCGTACAGGGCGAGGTCGTCGCGCTCGGCGCGGTTGTCGCCCACGTCGCCGATCCACAGCGTGCCGTCGCGCAGGGCCAGCGCCTCCACGTCGCGGAAGTCGGCGCGGAGGGTGGTCACGCCGACCACGTCACCGCTCGAGAGGTCGACGGCGAACACCTCGGGGGCGTTGCCGGAGTCGTTGACGGTGTAGGCCAGCCCCTCGTGGGCCGAGCTGACCGCGAGGCCGCTGGACTCGGTGATGCGGGCGTCGGCCAGCACCGCGACGGGCTCGTCGGTGGCGGCGTCGGCACGGTCGATCAAGGAGGTCACGACGACCACCACGATCAGCGCCACGAGCAGCCCCGGGATCAGCAGCCGGCGGCGACGGGGGTTCACAGGGCCTCCTGCGGCTGGACGGCTCGCGTTATCGTGGAGTCATGGCCCGTGAGAAGCGTTCCCGCATCCCCGACCTGGGCCGTCCCGAGGTCACGGAGCTGGAGTTCGGCAAAACGACGCACCGTGTCGCCGAGGTCGAGCCCATGGACGTCGACGGCGTCCGCACCATGACCATCGGCACGATCGCCTGGGGTGTCGTGGCGCTCGCGCTGCTGCCGTTCTGGGGCAACCTGCAGGACCAGGGCCGCACGTGGTGGCTGTGGACCGCGTTCGCCGGACTCGGTCTGGGCCTCATGGGCATCGAGTTCTGCAAGCGCCGTCGCGACGCCCTCGCCGAGCGCGCGGCGACCGCCCCGCTGCAGACCGTGATCCCCGTCGACGAGCTCCCCGAGGAGATCGTGTCCGACGCTGCACCGGCGGAGCCGCAGGCCGCACCGGCCGCGACCACGGACCCTGCCCAGGAGCGCCCCACCGGACGCCGTCGCCGGAGCTGAGGCCGTCCGGCCTCGCATCACACCCCGCACGACGGGCTCAGAACTCCTCGAGCTCGGCCCGGGTCGAGTCCAGCACCGGGTCGGGCAGCTTGGACGCCGACGCCGATCGCTTGGGGCGCGTGCCCGAGTGGGCACCGCAGCCGTGCGTGAGCGCGACGACCCGGCCGTCGGCGTTGGCCATCTTGTTCGCGCACACGCCGAAGCGGTCGGAGAGGTCGCCGGCCAGCGAGACCAGGAAGCCGCACGTCCCGCACACGCCGGGCGCCTGCTTGGCGATCGGGGTGTCCGGACCGGACTCGCCCTCGTACCAGCGCTCCGCGGCATCCTCGCGGCCCTCGATCGAGAGCACCCACTCGCGGCCGAGGCCGATCTCACGGGCGAAGTGGCGGTCGACGACACCGGTCTCGTCACCGTCGCCGGCGGACCACGCCGGCACGAGCCGGATGTCGTCCTCCTCGGGCGGCAGCACGTCGCCGGGGCCGAGGTCGCCGGGACGGACGCGCTCGCGGTAGGGGGTCCACGCCGGAGCGACGATGGCCTCGTCACCGGGCAGCAGCACGATGTCGTTGATGGTCACCTGGTCGTCCAGCACCGAGGCGCTGACCGCCCAGTACCAGCCGCGGTAGCCGGGCAGCAGGCAGGCGAATCGCTCGGTCACCAGACCGGGCGCCTCCTCGGTGCTGCCGAGGTGGTCGCCGACCGTGCCGTCGTCGACACTGTCGTCGAGGGCCGCGCGTGCAGGAGAGGTCGCCGTGCTCATGGTCCGATTGTCCCCCACCGCGCCACACCCGACCAACCCGGTCGTGCCGCGCGCGCCCGTGTCCGCCTCAGGGGACCAGGACCGCCGCCAGCAGGACCATCACGGGCAGGGAGACCACCGTCGTGATGACGACGCTGTCGCGGGCCAGCACCTCGCCGCGACCGAACTGCGCGGCGTAGACGAAGACGCTCTGGGCCGTCGGCAGGGCCGCCATCACGGTGACGCCGGCGACCTCGTAGGCGTCCAGGCCCAGTCCGTACCTGGCCACGAGATACGTGACGAGAGGCTGCCAGAGGATCTTCAGGACCGTCACCAAGGCGACCTCGCTCCGGTTGCCGTGACCGATCCTGGGACCGAACCGCAGCGCCACGCCGAACGCCAGGACCGCGGACGGGATCGCCATGGCGCCCAGCAGCGAGATGGGCTCGTCGACGAACCGCGGCAGGTCGA from Aeromicrobium phoceense encodes:
- the serC gene encoding phosphoserine transaminase, whose product is MQIPDELLPRDGRFGSGPSKVRPEALAALAASGDTLLGTSHRAAPVKSLVGSIRSGLADLFSLPDGYEVVLGVGGSHAFFDAATFGLVERRSQHLVHGEFTTKFARAVAAAPFLDDPEIIESDFSTHPEPHATAGVDTYAWAHNETSTGVMTSVRRPDGIDEGALVLVDATSGAAGLPVDVAESDVYYFAPQKGFASDGGLWIALMSPAAIERARRIKASGRHIPGFVDLPVAIDNSLKDQTYNTPAVATLFLMDQQVQWLNANGGLDWAVSRTTDSSQRLYAWAEASSYATPFVPDPADRSLVVGTIDLEGVAAADVVAALRENGIVDVAGYRGLGRNQLRIAMFPAIDPDDVTALTRCIDHVVERLAAG
- a CDS encoding gamma carbonic anhydrase family protein, which encodes MKIALGDRSPQVHESAFVAPNATLVGSVVLEEGSSVWYGAVLRADNEPITIGRGSNVQDNCVFHVDQGKPLTLGEGVSVGHGAIIHGATVGDHVLVGMGATILNGAEIGDECLIAANALVPQGAVIPPRSLVAGVPGKVRRELTDDEVATLHLNASIYEEHRELHRGATVVD
- a CDS encoding DUF3027 domain-containing protein gives rise to the protein MSTATSPARAALDDSVDDGTVGDHLGSTEEAPGLVTERFACLLPGYRGWYWAVSASVLDDQVTINDIVLLPGDEAIVAPAWTPYRERVRPGDLGPGDVLPPEEDDIRLVPAWSAGDGDETGVVDRHFAREIGLGREWVLSIEGREDAAERWYEGESGPDTPIAKQAPGVCGTCGFLVSLAGDLSDRFGVCANKMANADGRVVALTHGCGAHSGTRPKRSASASKLPDPVLDSTRAELEEF